A section of the Hemibagrus wyckioides isolate EC202008001 linkage group LG04, SWU_Hwy_1.0, whole genome shotgun sequence genome encodes:
- the znf710a gene encoding zinc finger protein 710a isoform X2: protein MRALKHLKHHSRGNVEEQAVPLVHCYSEVMGNVVDTGTQTDPVVVLSLAQAAVLGLISQNEIFGTTIAPNGFYTGEVRECAPPPPEAMEYEHSDQLIGANGDYLPEPNGENRRPHGLLGVGKRRSGPRGKTKRQQSENSEAAELAKKSIDVQTWVKGERPEYSSPCYYSKVHCNDSESEVLDLAPDRLMLKEEQNKSSPAYAKEANNLQSDPDSDTTSQVDCTQELESGSQPEGEGSKEERHDEQRALNLKTPEEEVSPVMRRYYESSVLTYEAAEPDLTPADYDDGVQVATWADGENPASRRVQIDRLDVNVQIDESYCVDVGEGLKRWKCRMCEKSYTSKYNLVTHILGHSGIKPHECLHCGKLFKQPSHLQTHLLTHQGTRPHKCTVCKKAFTQTSHLKRHMLQHSDIKPYSCRFCGRGFAYPSELRTHEAKHENGRCHICTQCTMEFPTYAHLRRHQVSHQRPAAFQCSECHKSFAYRSQLQNHLMKHQNMRPHICSECGLEFAQVHHLKQHLLTHKGMKEYKCDVCSREFTLSANLKRHMLIHTSMRPFQCHICFKTFVQKQTLKTHMIVHLPVKPFKCKVCGKSFNRMYNLLGHMHLHAGSKPFKCPYCSSKFNLKGNLSRHMKVKHGILDVLPDGQDSHPDMEGQDDYEEDSFDYSERENLASNNTQDMAKLAEMGYYNYTKAAAYYTTA from the exons ATGAGAGCTTtgaaacaccttaaacaccaTTCGAGGGGCAATGTG GAGGAGCAGGCAGTTCCTCTGGTGCACTGCTACAGTGAAGTGATGGGGAATGTGGTGGACACTGGCACACAGACTGATCCTGTGGTGGTCCTATCCCTAGCTCAAGCCGCTGTGCTCGGCCTCATATCTCAGAATGAAATCTTTGGCACCACCATCGCACCTAATGGCTTTTACACTGGGGAGGTACGTGAGTGCGCCCCTCCACCTCCAGAGGCAATGGAGTACGAGCATTCAGACCAGTTGATTGGTGCAAATGGAGACTATCTACCTGAGCCCAATGGAGAAAATAGGAGACCACATGGACTTTTGGGGGTGGGGAAAAGGCGTTCTGGACCTCGGGGAAAGACCAAGAGGCAACAAAGTGAAAATAGTGAGGCAGCAGAACTGGCTAAGAAATCCATAGATGTACAGACATGGGTGAAAGGAGAGCGACCTGAGTATTCAAGCCCCTGTTACTACTCAAAGGTTCATTGTAATGACAGTGAGTCTGAAGTGTTGGATCTTGCTCCTGACAGACTGATGTTAAAGGAGGAGCAAAATAAAAGCAGCCCTGCATATGCAAAGGAGGCAAACAACTTGCAGAGTGATCCagattcagacacaacttcacAGGTTGATTGCACACAGGAGTTGGAATCAGGCAGCCAGCCTGAGGGAGAAGGCTCTAAAGAGGAGAGGCATGATGAACAAAGAGCACTGAATCTTAAAACTCCTGAGGAGGAAGTGAGCCCTGTGATGAGACGCTACTATGAATCTAGTGTTTTAACTTACGAAGCTGCTGAGCCAGACCTGACACCAGCAGACTATGATGATGGTGTGCAGGTGGCAACATGGGCAGATGGTGAGAATCCTGCGTCCCGCCGTGTGCAGATTGACCGCCTGGATGTCAATGTGCAGATTGATGAGTCATATTGTGTGGATGTGGGTGAAGGCCTGAAGCGTTGGAAGTGTCGAATGTGTGAGAAGTCATACACGTCAAAGTATAATCTGGTGACACACATCTTGGGTCACAGTGGGATTAAGCCGCACGAATGCCTTCACTGTGGAAAACTTTTCAAGCAACCAAGCCACCTGCAGACACATCTGCTTACACATCAAGGCACAAGGCCACATAAGTGTACCGTGTGCAAAAAAGCCTTCACACAGACCAGCCACCTGAAGCGCCATATGCTGCAGCATAGTGACATTAAGCCATACAGCTGCCGTTTCTGTGGACGTGGGTTTGCCTACCCCAGTGAGTTGCGTACACACGAGGCCAAGCACGAGAATGGGCGGTGTCATATTTGCACACAATGCACCATGGAATTCCCCACCTATGCCCACCTCAGGCGACACCAGGTCAGTCACCAGAGGCCTGCTGCCTTCCAGTGTAGTGAGTGCCACAAGAGCTTTGCCTACCGGAGCCAGCTGCAGAACCACCTAATGAAGCATCAGAACATGCGGCCCCACATTTGTTCTGAGTGTGGCTTAGAATTTGCACAGGTTCACCATCTCAAGCAGCACCTGCTCACACACAAG GGGATGAAAGAGTACAAGTGTGACGTTTGTTCTCGTGAGTTCACCCTGTCAGCTAATCTGAAGCGCCACATGCTGATCCACACCAGTATGCGACCTTTCCAGTGCCACATCTGCTTTAAGACCTTCGTCCAGAAACAGACTCTCAAAACTCATATGATTGTCCACCTTCCAGTCAAGCCCTTCAAATGCAAG GTGTGTGGGAAGTCATTCAATAGAATGTACAACCTACTTGGCCATATGCACCTTCATGCTGGTAGCAAGCCCTTCAAGTGCCCCTACTGCAGCAGCAAGTTCAACCTTAAGGGTAATCTGAGCAGGCATATGAAGGTGAAGCATGGTATTCTAGATGTCTTGCCAGATGGGCAAG ACAGCCACCCTGATATGGAGGGCCAGGACGACTATGAAGAAGACAGCTTTGACTACAGTGAAAGAGAAAATCTGGCTAGCAACAACACACAAGACATGGCCAAACTGGCCGAGATGGGCTATTACAACTATACAAAGGCTGCTGCTTACTACACCACAGCATAA
- the znf710a gene encoding zinc finger protein 710a isoform X1: protein MRALKHLKHHSRGNVEEQAVPLVHCYSEVMGNVVDTGTQTDPVVVLSLAQAAVLGLISQNEIFGTTIAPNGFYTGEVRECAPPPPEAMEYEHSDQLIGANGDYLPEPNGENRRPHGLLGVGKRRSGPRGKTKRQQSENSEAAELAKKSIDVQTWVKGERPEYSSPCYYSKVHCNDSESEVLDLAPDRLMLKEEQNKSSPAYAKEANNLQSDPDSDTTSQVDCTQELESGSQPEGEGSKEERHDEQRALNLKTPEEEVSPVMRRYYESSVLTYEAAEPDLTPADYDDGVQVATWADGENPASRRVQIDRLDVNVQIDESYCVDVGEGLKRWKCRMCEKSYTSKYNLVTHILGHSGIKPHECLHCGKLFKQPSHLQTHLLTHQGTRPHKCTVCKKAFTQTSHLKRHMLQHSDIKPYSCRFCGRGFAYPSELRTHEAKHENGRCHICTQCTMEFPTYAHLRRHQVSHQRPAAFQCSECHKSFAYRSQLQNHLMKHQNMRPHICSECGLEFAQVHHLKQHLLTHKVLAQQVLENKGMKEYKCDVCSREFTLSANLKRHMLIHTSMRPFQCHICFKTFVQKQTLKTHMIVHLPVKPFKCKVCGKSFNRMYNLLGHMHLHAGSKPFKCPYCSSKFNLKGNLSRHMKVKHGILDVLPDGQDSHPDMEGQDDYEEDSFDYSERENLASNNTQDMAKLAEMGYYNYTKAAAYYTTA from the exons ATGAGAGCTTtgaaacaccttaaacaccaTTCGAGGGGCAATGTG GAGGAGCAGGCAGTTCCTCTGGTGCACTGCTACAGTGAAGTGATGGGGAATGTGGTGGACACTGGCACACAGACTGATCCTGTGGTGGTCCTATCCCTAGCTCAAGCCGCTGTGCTCGGCCTCATATCTCAGAATGAAATCTTTGGCACCACCATCGCACCTAATGGCTTTTACACTGGGGAGGTACGTGAGTGCGCCCCTCCACCTCCAGAGGCAATGGAGTACGAGCATTCAGACCAGTTGATTGGTGCAAATGGAGACTATCTACCTGAGCCCAATGGAGAAAATAGGAGACCACATGGACTTTTGGGGGTGGGGAAAAGGCGTTCTGGACCTCGGGGAAAGACCAAGAGGCAACAAAGTGAAAATAGTGAGGCAGCAGAACTGGCTAAGAAATCCATAGATGTACAGACATGGGTGAAAGGAGAGCGACCTGAGTATTCAAGCCCCTGTTACTACTCAAAGGTTCATTGTAATGACAGTGAGTCTGAAGTGTTGGATCTTGCTCCTGACAGACTGATGTTAAAGGAGGAGCAAAATAAAAGCAGCCCTGCATATGCAAAGGAGGCAAACAACTTGCAGAGTGATCCagattcagacacaacttcacAGGTTGATTGCACACAGGAGTTGGAATCAGGCAGCCAGCCTGAGGGAGAAGGCTCTAAAGAGGAGAGGCATGATGAACAAAGAGCACTGAATCTTAAAACTCCTGAGGAGGAAGTGAGCCCTGTGATGAGACGCTACTATGAATCTAGTGTTTTAACTTACGAAGCTGCTGAGCCAGACCTGACACCAGCAGACTATGATGATGGTGTGCAGGTGGCAACATGGGCAGATGGTGAGAATCCTGCGTCCCGCCGTGTGCAGATTGACCGCCTGGATGTCAATGTGCAGATTGATGAGTCATATTGTGTGGATGTGGGTGAAGGCCTGAAGCGTTGGAAGTGTCGAATGTGTGAGAAGTCATACACGTCAAAGTATAATCTGGTGACACACATCTTGGGTCACAGTGGGATTAAGCCGCACGAATGCCTTCACTGTGGAAAACTTTTCAAGCAACCAAGCCACCTGCAGACACATCTGCTTACACATCAAGGCACAAGGCCACATAAGTGTACCGTGTGCAAAAAAGCCTTCACACAGACCAGCCACCTGAAGCGCCATATGCTGCAGCATAGTGACATTAAGCCATACAGCTGCCGTTTCTGTGGACGTGGGTTTGCCTACCCCAGTGAGTTGCGTACACACGAGGCCAAGCACGAGAATGGGCGGTGTCATATTTGCACACAATGCACCATGGAATTCCCCACCTATGCCCACCTCAGGCGACACCAGGTCAGTCACCAGAGGCCTGCTGCCTTCCAGTGTAGTGAGTGCCACAAGAGCTTTGCCTACCGGAGCCAGCTGCAGAACCACCTAATGAAGCATCAGAACATGCGGCCCCACATTTGTTCTGAGTGTGGCTTAGAATTTGCACAGGTTCACCATCTCAAGCAGCACCTGCTCACACACAAGGTACTAGCACAGCAGGTCCTCGAAAACAAG GGGATGAAAGAGTACAAGTGTGACGTTTGTTCTCGTGAGTTCACCCTGTCAGCTAATCTGAAGCGCCACATGCTGATCCACACCAGTATGCGACCTTTCCAGTGCCACATCTGCTTTAAGACCTTCGTCCAGAAACAGACTCTCAAAACTCATATGATTGTCCACCTTCCAGTCAAGCCCTTCAAATGCAAG GTGTGTGGGAAGTCATTCAATAGAATGTACAACCTACTTGGCCATATGCACCTTCATGCTGGTAGCAAGCCCTTCAAGTGCCCCTACTGCAGCAGCAAGTTCAACCTTAAGGGTAATCTGAGCAGGCATATGAAGGTGAAGCATGGTATTCTAGATGTCTTGCCAGATGGGCAAG ACAGCCACCCTGATATGGAGGGCCAGGACGACTATGAAGAAGACAGCTTTGACTACAGTGAAAGAGAAAATCTGGCTAGCAACAACACACAAGACATGGCCAAACTGGCCGAGATGGGCTATTACAACTATACAAAGGCTGCTGCTTACTACACCACAGCATAA